A DNA window from Fibrobacter sp. UWH4 contains the following coding sequences:
- a CDS encoding helicase C-terminal domain-containing protein translates to MEMKSFVAIDLETTGLDFEKDEIIEVALVRFENGVQGESVDYLVKPTSVTLRPFIESLTGISNADLENAEPFAAVAQKIYSFIGDLPIVAHNAMFDSKFLKQTFAKVGISFENHPVWDSLTVSRIAYQDVPNHRLDTLVQELGIERSRAHRALPDAEACGHLFVMALDKIANSDPWLVDVLARIARGSDWSLVWGESENASELPQFKLPDVPLENAPVKERAPRVSEFFKEGGLLSTKVENFQVRHNQQDYASVVERNMHKGGLCVLEAPTGSGKSLAYLVSAACKAVSGERVVISTATRALQEQLWSKDIPLVASLFDGKLKAAVLKGRENYLCLRKFEEIVKAPQNLLLSDERDSFMAIVPWVYATETGDVNECNSFSQGRNRVLWSKMSSSAKSCLGEKCPHYNKCPALAAKRRAMNSNLVLVNHSLFLADMGLDFALLPLYEHIVFDEAHRLPQVSRNAFGRTVSFFALRNIIKTLVPSKGHEVENRDGLVAELEKRIPAEETELHASCVNLTESLTETEKALHRFFMKIGKKLAKQKNNRNGFTYASGIMAEYDADPATFMEQGLNAIKLAESLSASVSASAALAASKKELSGLLSDVGGRMTELSRFLQDFEFVVKAGRDDWAFYMEDPFNPHTIKLHASPLDASAPWKEKFYPWIKSATFTSATLSVQGDLDYFVQKMGMDFPDGKKTPFLRVYSESANKDARRSVIVAKYLPKPSAPEYNDAVNETLMAVLPEVEENTMVLFTSISAMMKAQAALAPVFAEKGKLLLCQHVDGSLDGLVAMFRKSRGACLLGCQSLWEGVDFPGDALKLLVIPKLPFPNPVDPLVAGVANKMKAEGKNAFKEFFVPEAYMELRQGLGRLIRSEEDSGKVLVLDNRIVTEHYGKSFMRIWNNKQTVVASIDEVKASLR, encoded by the coding sequence ATGGAAATGAAATCTTTCGTGGCGATTGACTTGGAGACGACGGGTCTCGATTTTGAGAAGGACGAAATTATCGAAGTGGCACTGGTGCGTTTTGAGAATGGCGTCCAGGGAGAATCCGTTGACTATTTGGTCAAGCCGACTTCGGTGACGCTGCGTCCTTTTATCGAATCGCTTACGGGAATTAGCAACGCGGACCTCGAGAATGCGGAACCGTTTGCGGCCGTGGCGCAGAAGATTTATTCGTTCATTGGCGACCTGCCGATTGTCGCGCACAATGCGATGTTCGATTCCAAGTTCCTCAAGCAGACTTTTGCGAAGGTGGGAATCTCGTTCGAGAACCATCCGGTGTGGGATTCACTGACGGTTTCGCGCATTGCTTACCAGGATGTGCCGAACCACCGCCTCGATACCTTGGTGCAGGAGCTGGGCATTGAACGCAGCCGTGCGCACCGTGCGCTCCCCGATGCCGAAGCCTGCGGTCACCTTTTTGTGATGGCGCTTGACAAGATTGCGAATTCGGACCCGTGGCTCGTGGATGTTCTCGCAAGAATTGCCAGGGGTTCGGACTGGTCGCTTGTATGGGGCGAATCGGAGAATGCCTCGGAGCTTCCGCAGTTCAAGCTGCCGGATGTCCCGCTTGAAAATGCGCCGGTCAAGGAGCGCGCCCCCCGCGTGAGCGAGTTTTTTAAGGAGGGTGGGCTCCTTTCGACGAAGGTTGAAAATTTCCAGGTGCGCCACAACCAGCAGGATTACGCCTCGGTGGTGGAACGCAACATGCACAAGGGCGGCCTCTGCGTTCTGGAAGCTCCGACGGGTTCGGGAAAGTCGCTGGCCTATCTGGTTTCTGCCGCATGCAAGGCGGTGTCGGGCGAACGCGTCGTCATCAGTACGGCGACCCGCGCGCTGCAGGAACAGCTCTGGAGCAAGGACATTCCGCTGGTGGCAAGCCTGTTCGACGGCAAGCTGAAGGCGGCCGTGCTGAAGGGCCGCGAAAACTACCTGTGTCTCCGCAAGTTCGAAGAAATCGTGAAGGCTCCGCAAAACCTGCTGCTCAGTGACGAACGCGATTCCTTTATGGCGATCGTGCCGTGGGTCTACGCGACCGAAACCGGCGACGTGAACGAGTGCAATTCGTTCAGCCAGGGCCGCAATCGCGTTCTCTGGTCCAAGATGTCCAGCTCCGCGAAGTCCTGCCTCGGCGAAAAGTGCCCGCATTACAACAAGTGCCCGGCCCTTGCCGCCAAGCGCCGCGCGATGAATTCCAACTTGGTGCTGGTGAACCATTCCCTGTTCCTTGCCGACATGGGCCTCGATTTTGCACTGCTTCCGCTGTACGAACATATCGTGTTCGACGAAGCGCACCGACTCCCGCAAGTGAGCCGCAATGCGTTCGGCCGCACGGTGTCCTTCTTTGCGCTCCGTAACATCATCAAGACGCTCGTGCCTTCGAAGGGCCACGAGGTCGAAAACCGCGACGGCCTTGTCGCTGAACTCGAAAAGCGCATTCCCGCCGAAGAAACCGAACTGCACGCAAGCTGCGTGAACCTTACGGAATCGCTCACCGAAACCGAGAAGGCGCTGCACCGTTTCTTCATGAAAATTGGCAAGAAGCTTGCGAAGCAGAAGAACAACCGCAACGGCTTTACCTACGCTTCCGGCATCATGGCCGAATACGATGCCGACCCTGCGACGTTCATGGAACAGGGCCTGAATGCAATCAAGCTTGCCGAAAGCCTTTCCGCCTCGGTTTCTGCCAGTGCGGCTCTCGCGGCCTCCAAAAAGGAACTGTCGGGCCTGCTCAGCGATGTGGGCGGCCGCATGACGGAACTTTCCCGTTTCTTGCAGGACTTCGAATTCGTGGTCAAGGCGGGCCGCGACGATTGGGCCTTCTATATGGAAGATCCCTTCAATCCGCATACCATCAAGCTGCACGCCAGTCCGCTCGACGCGTCTGCCCCGTGGAAAGAAAAGTTCTATCCGTGGATCAAGTCGGCTACATTTACCTCGGCGACGCTCTCGGTGCAGGGCGACCTTGATTACTTTGTCCAGAAAATGGGAATGGATTTCCCGGACGGCAAGAAGACGCCCTTCCTGCGCGTCTATAGCGAATCGGCAAACAAGGATGCCCGCCGCTCGGTCATTGTCGCGAAATATCTGCCCAAGCCCTCGGCTCCGGAATACAACGATGCCGTGAACGAGACCCTTATGGCGGTTCTCCCTGAAGTCGAGGAGAACACGATGGTGCTGTTTACCAGCATTTCGGCGATGATGAAGGCGCAGGCGGCACTTGCGCCGGTGTTCGCCGAAAAGGGCAAGTTGCTCCTTTGCCAGCATGTGGACGGTTCGCTGGACGGTCTGGTGGCCATGTTCCGCAAGTCCCGTGGCGCCTGCCTGCTCGGCTGTCAGAGCCTGTGGGAAGGCGTAGACTTCCCGGGTGATGCGCTGAAGTTGCTCGTGATTCCGAAGCTCCCGTTCCCGAACCCGGTGGATCCGCTGGTGGCGGGTGTCGCGAACAAGATGAAGGCCGAAGGCAAGAACGCGTTCAAGGAATTCTTTGTTCCCGAGGCCTATATGGAACTGCGTCAGGGACTCGGTCGTCTGATCCGTTCCGAAGAGGATTCCGGCAAGGTGCTGGTGCTTGACAACCGCATCGTGACGGAGCATTAC
- a CDS encoding Ig-like domain-containing domain: protein MKFLGSKYGAFFAGFCGVALAALLLASCATQVAPGGGPEDKLPPRVAAVYPAPNTTNHPNELLVRLEFDEWINASIPRSAVSISPPIDKKLRFEVSGSTLELSSRAVLDTGTTYTVTFAGGIKDLHGNALAKPFQVVFSTGAIIDSLTVTGRVLVNQAMARKKEYPSIGLFLLGEERNSRHYLEKYRDTTTKEISKEPLLLKEPPLYVTRADSAGHFTLTGLKAGRYRVVAFVDGNGNQKVELSTEQVGLWTGDLNLTAESTDTLWLAVADMDTTKLELESVTQPFANVLEANFTRGVYFDSAFTDTANCHLTSPENKVLYPKLVYRSVSSNRPQFYFDPAPKGEVLYKFACNAAKDSMFRPLDTLRNEVEWEWKKMESDTLPPKVSGVRSNSKAKALFPDDSLIVYFNKPKLDSLEQTFFVAVNKDTTQVQVKQVDPVRFAVEKTAPWQTDISVIFLMGYMDTTLAAADSNGKRDTVIVLKYQRLQKFETVSKLKFAKLRGKIPGANPKAIVRLLSAETNQYYMEHCKGDGSFSFDDLVEGAYLMDYYYPEEGKDLPDAGSVEPLRYGSAWRAISDTLKVKNGENVLDELTKAVPSL, encoded by the coding sequence ATGAAGTTCTTGGGTTCGAAATACGGTGCGTTTTTTGCAGGGTTCTGCGGTGTGGCGCTTGCCGCGTTGCTTCTTGCGTCGTGTGCGACACAGGTAGCTCCGGGCGGTGGCCCCGAAGACAAGCTCCCGCCGCGCGTGGCGGCGGTGTATCCTGCACCGAATACGACGAACCATCCGAACGAACTTTTGGTGAGGCTCGAATTCGACGAGTGGATCAACGCCTCTATTCCGCGCAGCGCCGTTTCGATTTCTCCGCCGATCGACAAGAAGCTGCGTTTCGAGGTGAGCGGGAGTACGCTCGAACTTTCGTCGCGAGCCGTGCTCGATACGGGAACGACTTACACGGTTACGTTTGCGGGCGGTATCAAGGATTTGCACGGGAACGCGCTCGCGAAACCTTTCCAGGTGGTTTTCTCGACGGGTGCGATTATCGATTCCCTGACGGTGACTGGCCGCGTGCTCGTGAACCAGGCGATGGCCCGCAAGAAGGAATACCCGAGTATCGGCCTTTTCTTGCTGGGCGAGGAACGCAACTCCAGGCATTATCTTGAAAAGTACCGTGACACGACCACCAAGGAAATCAGCAAGGAACCGTTGCTGTTGAAGGAACCTCCGCTGTACGTGACGCGCGCCGACAGCGCCGGACACTTTACGCTCACGGGCCTTAAGGCGGGGCGCTACCGCGTGGTCGCCTTTGTCGACGGCAACGGTAACCAGAAGGTGGAACTTTCGACGGAACAGGTGGGCCTCTGGACGGGCGACCTGAACCTCACCGCCGAATCGACCGATACGCTGTGGCTTGCCGTGGCCGACATGGATACGACCAAGCTGGAACTTGAGTCGGTGACGCAGCCCTTTGCGAATGTGCTCGAGGCGAACTTTACGCGTGGCGTGTACTTTGATTCCGCGTTTACCGATACCGCGAATTGCCACTTGACGTCTCCCGAGAACAAGGTGCTCTATCCGAAGCTCGTTTACCGGAGCGTGAGTTCCAACAGACCGCAGTTCTACTTTGATCCCGCGCCCAAGGGAGAGGTGCTTTACAAGTTCGCCTGCAATGCGGCGAAGGATTCGATGTTCCGCCCGCTCGATACGCTCCGCAACGAGGTCGAATGGGAATGGAAGAAGATGGAATCCGATACGCTCCCGCCCAAGGTTTCGGGCGTAAGGAGCAATTCCAAGGCGAAGGCGCTGTTCCCCGACGATTCGTTGATTGTGTATTTCAACAAGCCGAAGCTAGATTCGCTGGAACAGACTTTCTTCGTGGCGGTCAACAAGGATACGACGCAGGTGCAGGTGAAGCAGGTGGACCCGGTGCGTTTCGCGGTCGAGAAGACGGCGCCCTGGCAGACCGACATTTCGGTGATTTTCCTGATGGGTTACATGGATACGACGCTTGCCGCCGCCGACAGCAACGGGAAACGCGACACGGTAATTGTGCTTAAGTACCAACGCCTGCAGAAATTCGAGACGGTGAGCAAGCTCAAGTTCGCGAAACTTCGCGGAAAGATTCCGGGGGCGAACCCGAAGGCGATCGTGCGCCTGCTTTCTGCAGAAACGAATCAGTATTATATGGAACATTGCAAGGGCGACGGCAGTTTCAGCTTTGATGACCTGGTGGAAGGCGCCTACCTGATGGACTACTACTACCCCGAAGAAGGCAAGGACCTGCCCGATGCGGGCTCCGTGGAGCCGCTGCGTTACGGTTCCGCCTGGCGTGCCATCAGCGATACGCTCAAGGTGAAAAACGGCGAGAACGTTCTGGATGAATTGACGAAGGCGGTGCCTTCGCTGTAG
- the lepB gene encoding signal peptidase I, translating to MENKEEKFSAKKFLKGLLREIIVPVALALIVIQYVIQAFQIPSGSMEDTLHTGDFLLGLKFTYGSPIPFSNQKFPGYAYPAKGDVVIFRYPGEPEYPDGNPARYTHLFNALMFGNLYWDHEPKAGQPHLVHYADGPKDYIKRCVATSGDTVAVHKGRLYINGVLQDTLPGRGKYTATARTFSPRDERDAFVVPSVGDTFTVADMPLEKLWWLRSLVAQENPDESVEFEISLWKDSVEINNYDFENFRIPVENDRGLALNELFRRNRMVLQQRLTQGDTVSGVMSFAYFKELSRIGYLPMIDPNIQGGFMRPVSYMAFEGSLLRDLEGNVALLNQAEEDSAGTVEMVEVDAPQDGAATVEGVAGDTLDAPAKSKFEIRRRLLLGGKPLETYVVKTPQFFMMGDNHDNSADSRYWGFVSLRNIRAKAFVIYFSFENDDEAFVLKNPFTWWRLPFRIRWGRLGKMIHMID from the coding sequence ATGGAAAATAAAGAAGAAAAGTTTTCGGCGAAAAAGTTCTTGAAGGGACTGCTCCGGGAAATCATTGTCCCGGTGGCGCTCGCCTTGATTGTCATCCAGTACGTGATTCAGGCATTCCAGATTCCGAGCGGCTCGATGGAAGATACGCTGCATACGGGCGATTTCTTGCTGGGTCTCAAGTTTACCTACGGTTCGCCGATTCCGTTCAGCAACCAGAAGTTCCCCGGCTATGCGTACCCGGCCAAGGGCGACGTGGTGATTTTCCGCTACCCGGGCGAGCCCGAGTATCCTGACGGAAATCCGGCGCGTTATACGCACCTGTTCAATGCGCTCATGTTCGGTAACCTCTACTGGGATCACGAACCGAAGGCTGGCCAGCCGCACCTGGTTCATTACGCCGATGGCCCGAAGGACTACATCAAGCGCTGCGTGGCGACGAGTGGCGATACGGTGGCGGTGCATAAGGGGCGCCTTTACATTAACGGCGTGCTGCAAGATACTTTGCCCGGTCGCGGCAAGTACACGGCGACGGCGCGTACGTTCTCTCCGCGCGATGAACGCGATGCGTTCGTGGTGCCGTCGGTGGGCGATACGTTTACGGTCGCGGATATGCCGCTCGAAAAGCTGTGGTGGCTGCGTTCGCTGGTGGCGCAGGAAAATCCGGACGAATCGGTGGAATTTGAAATTTCGCTGTGGAAGGACAGCGTCGAGATCAATAACTATGATTTCGAAAATTTCAGGATTCCGGTAGAGAATGACCGTGGCCTTGCGCTGAATGAACTTTTCCGCAGGAACCGCATGGTGCTGCAGCAGCGCTTGACGCAGGGCGATACGGTTTCTGGCGTGATGTCCTTTGCGTATTTCAAGGAACTTTCGCGCATCGGTTACCTGCCGATGATTGACCCGAACATCCAGGGCGGCTTTATGCGCCCGGTGAGCTACATGGCGTTCGAAGGGTCGCTCTTGCGTGACCTCGAAGGGAATGTCGCCTTGCTGAACCAGGCCGAAGAAGATAGCGCGGGAACTGTAGAAATGGTCGAAGTGGATGCTCCGCAAGACGGAGCCGCTACGGTGGAAGGGGTCGCGGGCGATACGCTTGATGCCCCGGCGAAGTCGAAGTTTGAAATCCGCCGCAGGCTGCTCCTGGGTGGCAAGCCGCTCGAAACCTACGTCGTGAAGACGCCGCAGTTCTTTATGATGGGCGACAACCACGACAATTCCGCGGATAGCCGCTACTGGGGATTTGTATCGCTGCGTAACATCCGTGCGAAGGCGTTCGTGATTTATTTCTCGTTCGAAAACGATGACGAGGCGTTCGTCCTGAAGAATCCGTTTACCTGGTGGCGCCTTCCGTTCCGCATTCGCTGGGGTCGCCTCGGCAAGATGATCCACATGATCGACTGA
- a CDS encoding LytTR family DNA-binding domain-containing protein, translating to MQCTALVIDDEPLARKRMMQLLEPFSSEIEILGEAGSGAQAVKMIHEMLPDVVFLDIQMPDMDAFEVLHSLQGEDMPLVIFTTAYDNFALKAFEENTVDYLLKPVDPERLATAIEKLRRMIPQVDDTTVPPGFSWEKLCNLVDMSALYLQRLQVKVGDRIVFVNIDEVIRFHSEEKYTTVYTVNGQYVIDTPLVELEKKLDPRHFTRVHRSHIVAIDYIAECRKGDAGRMVMVLRDKAATQLVVSRSLVKKIRNL from the coding sequence ATGCAGTGCACTGCCCTAGTGATTGATGATGAACCGCTTGCCCGCAAGCGAATGATGCAACTGTTGGAACCGTTCTCTTCCGAGATAGAGATCTTGGGCGAGGCCGGCTCAGGTGCGCAGGCGGTCAAGATGATTCACGAGATGCTTCCCGATGTCGTGTTTCTCGATATCCAGATGCCCGACATGGATGCGTTCGAAGTGCTGCATTCCTTGCAGGGCGAGGACATGCCGCTGGTCATCTTTACGACGGCTTACGATAATTTTGCGCTCAAGGCGTTCGAAGAGAATACGGTGGACTATTTGCTGAAACCCGTGGATCCGGAACGTCTCGCGACCGCCATCGAGAAACTGCGCCGCATGATTCCGCAGGTGGACGATACAACGGTGCCGCCCGGTTTCAGCTGGGAAAAGCTTTGCAACCTGGTCGACATGAGCGCGCTTTACCTGCAGCGCCTGCAGGTGAAGGTGGGCGACCGTATCGTGTTCGTGAACATCGACGAGGTGATTCGTTTCCACAGCGAAGAGAAGTACACGACGGTCTATACCGTGAACGGTCAGTACGTGATCGATACCCCGCTGGTGGAACTCGAAAAGAAACTGGACCCGAGGCACTTTACGCGCGTGCACCGTTCGCACATCGTGGCGATCGACTATATTGCCGAATGCCGCAAGGGCGATGCGGGCCGCATGGTGATGGTGCTCCGCGACAAGGCGGCGACCCAGCTGGTGGTAAGCCGTTCGCTCGTCAAGAAAATCCGCAATCTCTAA
- a CDS encoding copper resistance protein NlpE N-terminal domain-containing protein — protein MSGKKLLFSLCAVALLVACSEEKSEPLPDLQPVEIPKDVPGLYSGRLPCDDCTSRMVRMTLSEDSSVVATQLTLRDTMVTDTLRGTYVVTDSSIKISLSDNQLHWNFKRIKFGNLRYMTSAGVPYEDKDGLHADFIRIYKAPLKPVARNSAEPDSSAEKPVATDSSKE, from the coding sequence ATGAGTGGAAAAAAGTTGTTGTTTTCGCTGTGCGCCGTAGCCCTGCTCGTAGCCTGTTCCGAAGAAAAGTCGGAGCCGTTGCCGGACCTTCAGCCTGTAGAAATTCCGAAGGATGTGCCGGGGCTCTATTCGGGGCGCCTGCCGTGTGATGACTGTACGAGCCGCATGGTCCGTATGACCCTTTCCGAAGACAGCTCTGTTGTTGCGACCCAGCTGACCCTGCGCGACACCATGGTGACGGATACGCTCCGGGGTACATACGTGGTGACGGATTCCTCCATCAAGATTTCACTTTCCGATAATCAGCTCCATTGGAATTTCAAGCGCATCAAGTTCGGTAACTTGCGCTACATGACATCTGCCGGCGTGCCCTACGAAGACAAGGATGGCCTGCACGCCGATTTTATACGTATTTACAAGGCTCCGCTCAAGCCTGTTGCCAGGAATTCGGCGGAACCTGATTCGTCTGCGGAAAAGCCCGTGGCGACCGATAGTTCGAAGGAGTAG
- a CDS encoding SUMF1/EgtB/PvdO family nonheme iron enzyme has protein sequence MKRRFFCLLTTSLLAFVFGCSADGSAVESDPITPEGGGGGSYTKSSESKVAESSSSGAEADSTQDSTASPLQRLSEYLDMVEVPAMEFSKGSAKYRVSAFSIGETEVTQGLYREVMGEIEEWLGENHPVFNVSWYDAALFCNALSKMAGLDTAYVYESVDTKGSLTNLSVNYAAKAVRLPTEMEWEVAARAGTTTTYYWGTETASKYAYYAQSKGPVEVAGYLPNAYGLYDMGGNVAEWTNDWYAAYPTTAQENYTGANSGDYKVVRGGGWPDKAPALASAERDKEDPKYRSQKVGFRAVYSEGF, from the coding sequence ATGAAGCGTCGATTTTTTTGTTTGTTGACGACAAGCCTGTTGGCTTTTGTTTTCGGGTGCTCTGCTGACGGGAGCGCCGTGGAATCGGATCCCATTACCCCCGAGGGTGGCGGCGGTGGTTCGTATACGAAATCGAGCGAAAGCAAGGTTGCTGAATCTTCTAGTTCCGGTGCCGAGGCGGATTCTACCCAGGATTCGACGGCATCGCCGCTGCAGCGCCTTTCCGAATACCTGGATATGGTCGAAGTCCCGGCGATGGAGTTTTCCAAAGGTTCGGCGAAATACCGGGTCTCGGCGTTTTCTATCGGCGAGACGGAGGTGACGCAGGGCCTTTATCGCGAGGTGATGGGTGAAATTGAGGAATGGCTGGGGGAAAACCATCCTGTTTTCAATGTGAGCTGGTACGATGCGGCTCTCTTCTGTAACGCGCTTTCCAAGATGGCAGGCCTCGATACCGCCTATGTTTACGAATCGGTTGACACAAAGGGTTCTTTAACTAATTTGTCTGTAAATTACGCTGCGAAGGCGGTCCGCTTGCCGACGGAAATGGAATGGGAAGTCGCGGCCCGCGCGGGAACGACAACTACCTATTACTGGGGCACAGAAACAGCCTCGAAATATGCGTACTACGCACAAAGTAAAGGTCCCGTGGAGGTCGCTGGATATCTGCCCAACGCGTATGGCCTTTACGACATGGGCGGAAATGTCGCCGAATGGACGAATGACTGGTATGCGGCTTATCCGACGACCGCCCAGGAAAACTATACCGGGGCGAATAGTGGTGACTACAAGGTGGTTCGCGGCGGTGGCTGGCCTGACAAGGCGCCTGCGCTTGCATCTGCCGAGCGCGACAAGGAGGACCCGAAATACCGTAGCCAGAAGGTGGGTTTCAGGGCCGTGTATTCCGAAGGTTTTTAG
- a CDS encoding FISUMP domain-containing protein, translated as MKGLLLVILLFLAGCGNESVNEAKPSPGGVSYSSSPEINPFVDSSDSPEPVAYSSSEIVLEESSSSLQVSSSAEESSSSEDTEWSSSSMPQGCTGPACYLYSSSSSSRITIVCDEMVDERDGQTYRTVTIGGEVTWMAKNLNYAYLQPTADLDSSSRCLGNWSTGCDEYGRLYLWSAMMDSAAIFSDKTRGCGYYETADEWVKCDSKGNIRGVCPEGWRLPTYSDYRKLIPARTSIDMFWACDDVFFEENEICDDVFCEEQLRIKETVFWLAEEENFAYGIVDNYGYRVVLESEVRDLINASKKEYYAVRCVKDEEVEE; from the coding sequence ATGAAGGGTCTGCTTCTTGTTATACTCCTTTTTCTTGCCGGGTGCGGCAACGAGTCCGTGAACGAGGCTAAGCCTAGCCCCGGTGGAGTTTCATATTCCAGCAGTCCAGAAATTAATCCGTTCGTTGATTCCTCGGATTCACCCGAACCTGTTGCTTATTCAAGTTCCGAAATTGTTTTAGAGGAATCGTCCTCAAGTTTGCAAGTCTCCTCGTCGGCGGAGGAATCTTCATCCAGTGAGGATACGGAATGGAGTTCTTCTTCGATGCCGCAAGGTTGTACTGGACCTGCCTGCTATTTATATAGCTCGTCTTCCTCGTCTAGAATTACAATCGTTTGTGATGAAATGGTTGACGAACGGGATGGGCAAACATATAGAACTGTGACTATAGGTGGTGAAGTTACTTGGATGGCAAAAAATTTGAACTATGCTTATCTGCAACCGACCGCAGACTTGGATTCTTCGAGTCGGTGCCTTGGTAATTGGTCAACAGGATGTGACGAGTATGGACGACTTTATCTATGGTCCGCGATGATGGATAGTGCAGCCATTTTTTCGGATAAAACGAGGGGATGCGGTTATTATGAAACAGCAGATGAATGGGTAAAATGCGATAGTAAGGGAAATATTCGGGGAGTTTGTCCAGAAGGATGGCGTCTTCCTACATACAGTGATTATCGTAAGTTGATTCCTGCGCGAACTTCTATAGACATGTTTTGGGCTTGTGATGATGTTTTTTTTGAAGAAAATGAGATTTGTGATGATGTGTTTTGTGAAGAACAATTGCGAATAAAGGAAACTGTTTTTTGGCTTGCTGAGGAAGAAAATTTTGCATATGGAATTGTTGATAATTATGGATATCGCGTGGTATTAGAATCTGAAGTGAGAGATTTGATTAATGCATCTAAGAAAGAGTATTACGCAGTTCGTTGTGTAAAAGATGAAGAGGTTGAAGAATGA